A single genomic interval of Camelina sativa cultivar DH55 chromosome 11, Cs, whole genome shotgun sequence harbors:
- the LOC104726110 gene encoding uncharacterized protein LOC104726110 has product MEMKLLFTSAFTQMFGYSNHMDQTSNNCQSTRNKIIKMMKKEEFPSGFQVPLHYPKYSKSDYEAMDDISLDLLLKQYGFSFEGSLEDKRMFAIESFLWPDQL; this is encoded by the coding sequence atGGAAATGAAATTGCTCTTTACATCGGCTTTCACTCAAATGTTCGGCTACTCAAACCATATGGATCAAACCAGCAACAACTGCCAAAGCACTCGCAACAAAATcataaagatgatgaagaaagaagaattccCAAGTGGATTCCAAGTCCCTCTTCACTACCCTAAGTACTCCAAGTCAGACTATGAAGCCATGGATGATATCAGCCTCGACTTGCTCCTCAAACAATACGGATTCTCCTTTGAAGGATCTCTTGAAGACAAGAGGATGTTTGCAATTGAATCATTTCTCTGGCCTGATCAGCTTTAA
- the LOC104726116 gene encoding glutamic acid-rich protein has translation MGEEDTKFTVEPTANGTNSLQKTSDAISGKEVQEKASGKETQEDKKAEDTGPQKMEIDDEIKQHEGKSETEDKEVVTEKEEKAETEKSEEKDVNGDKEPVETAKRDEDKGQPEADKMDEDTDDKKLKADYGVSGGATEEDIVMKENVETDDKKDIKDNENQKMKIDTTEGDQEKTEKESKEEKLEGRQVNGNEQGNKGDIKEEEKLVSGDKGDDVDEDEKVDNVDENNTNEASKENNEGKEEETNKGEEVKEANKEEEVEADTEVDVPNVEDKKTESKDENEDENEDKEDEKEDGKEESMDDKEDEKEESNDDKEDKIEDIKKSNKRGKGKTEKNRGKTKSEEETKDIEPRTPFSDRPVRERKSVERLVAVIDKDSSREFHVEKGKGTPLKDIPNVAYKISRKKSDEVFKQLHQILFGGRRGKATQVKTNILRFSGYKWQGDEEKAKLKVKEKLDKNNKEKLVEFCEIFDISVAKATAKKEDIVTKLFEFVEKPHATSDVLLNEKDKGVKRKRTPKKSSPAAGNSSYKRSAKSQKKTEEATRTKKKSLPHSDDESEEEKEEEEEEEEEEEKEQEVEEEDEVNEEEENENGIPDKSEDEAPQPSESEDKVESEESEEETQKKKRGSRTPSKKKETSGKSRSKKTAVPTESSPPKKATQKRSAGKRKKSDDDSDTSPKASSKRKKTEKPAKEQSSAPSKSASKEKPGKRGGKGKDKTKEPSDEELKNAIIDILKGVDFNTATFTDILKRLDKKFKIDLTSRKSSIKLMIQDELKKLAEEADDEEGEEEDAENEEEEEKVKEKAGGSGGAEEVKA, from the exons ATGGGGGAAGAAGATACAAAATTCACTGTGGAGCCAACAGCAAATGGGACTAATTCTCTTCAGAAGACATCAGATGCAATCAGTGGAAAAGAAGTGCAGGAGAAAGCTAGTGGCAAGGAAACACAGGAAGATAAGAAAGCTGAGGATACTGGACCCCAGAAAATGGAGATAGATGATGAGATTAAGCAACATGAAGGAAAAAGTGAGACGGAAGATAAAGAGGTGGttacagaaaaagaagagaaagctgaGACTGAAAAATCAGAAGAGAAAGATGTCAACGGAGACAAGGAACCAGTGGAGACGGCTAAAAGGGACGAAGACAAGGGACAACCAGAAGCTGATAAAATGGATGAAGACACAGATGACAAGAAGTTGAAAGCTGATTATGGTGTTTCTGGAGGTGCCACTGAGGAAGATATTGTGATGAAGGAAAATGTGGAGACTGATGACAAGAAAGATATAAAAGACAACGAAAATCAAAAGATGAAGATAGATACAACAGAAGGAGACCAAGAGAAAACTGAGAAAGAATCAAAGGAGGAGAAACTAGAAGGAAGGCAAGTGAATGGAAACGAACAAGGGAATAAGGGAGACatcaaagaggaagaaaagcTGGTCAGTGGAGACAAGGGGGACGATGTCGATGAGGATGAAAAGGTGGATAATGTGGATGAAAATAACACAAATGAGGCATCGAAGGAAAATAATGAGGGGAAAGAGGAGGAAACAAATAAAGGAGAGGAAGTGAAGGAAGcaaacaaagaagaggaagtgGAGGCAGACACTGAAGTCGATGTGCCAAACGTGgaagacaaaaaaacagagagtaaggacgagaatgaagatgaaaatgaagataAAGAGGATGAGAAGGAAGATGGAAAAGAAGAGAGCATGGATGATaaggaagatgaaaaagaagagagtaatGATGATAAGGAAGACAAAATTGAAGATATCAAGAAGTCTAACAAGCGAGGGAAAGGGAAGACTGAGAAAAATCGTGGAAAGACAAAGAGTGAGGAAGAAACGAAGGACATAGAACCTAGGACTCCTTTCTCTGATCGCCCTGTTCGTGAGCGAAAATCTGTTGAAAGGCTTGTTGCAGTAATTGATAAAGATTCTTCAAGGGAATTTCATGTTGAAAAG GGAAAAGGGACACCTCTCAAAGATATCCCCAATG TTGCTTACAAGATATCAAGGAAGAAGTCTGATGAAGTTTTCAAGCAGCTACACCAAATTCTCTTCGGTGGGAGGAGAGGAAAA GCTACTCAGGTCAAGACGAACATATTGCGCTTTTCTGGTTACAAATGGCAAGGAGATGAG GAAAAGGCAAAAttgaaagtaaaagagaagcttgacaaaaacaacaaagaaaaattggtggagttttgtgaaatatttgaCATATCAGTTGCTAAGGCTACAGCAAAGAAG GAAGACATTGTTACGAAGCTGTTTGAGTTTGTGGAGAAACCTCATGCGACAAGTGATGTTCTTCTTAATGAGAAAGACAAG GGTGTGAAGCGCAAAAGAACTCCTAAAAAAAGTTCACCTGCAGCTGGAAACTCATCTTACAAACGATCAGCAAAG AGCCAAAAAAAGACCGAGGAAGCAACAAGGACGAAGAAAAAGAGTTTACCTCATTCTGATGATGAgtctgaagaagagaaagaggaagaagaagaagaagaagaagaagaagagaaagagcagGAGgtagaggaggaagatgaagttaatgaagaggaggagaatGAAAATGGGATTCCTGATAAATCTGAGGACGAGGCGCCTCAGCCTTCTGAAAGTGAGGACAAAGTTGAATCTGAGGAGTCAGaggaagaaactcaaaagaagaaacgtggttctaggactccatctaagaagaaagaaacatcaGGGAAATCGAGAAGCAAGAAAACTGCAGTCCCTACGGAATCCAGTCCACCAAAGAAAGCTACTCAGAAGCGCTCTGCaggtaaaaggaaaaagagtgaTGACGACAGTGATACAAGTCCAAAGGCATCctcaaagaggaagaagactgaGAAACCGGCGAAGGAGCAGTCCTCGGCGCCTTCAAAATCTGCATCAAAAGAGAAACCAG GCAAAAGAGGTGGAAAAGGGAAAGACAAAACCAAGGAGCCTAGTGATGAAGAGTTGAAAAATGCAATTATTGATATCTTGAAAGGGGTCGACTTCAACACG GCTACATTCACTGACATCCTCAAGCGACTTG ataaaaagttcaaaatcGATCTCACCTCAAGAAAATCATCTATTAAGCTGATGATCCAAGATGAGCTCAAAAAGCTAGCAGAAGAGGCCGATgatgaggaaggagaagaagaggatgctgagaatgaggaagaagaagagaaagtgaaagagaaagcTGGAGGATCTGGTGGTGCAGAGGAGGTTAAAGCCTGA
- the LOC104726114 gene encoding uncharacterized protein LOC104726114, producing MVEKSDDEKHFSWCCLLLQLSLLFFLVTLIASLAFLCFLSSHGFSTSLLITMSILFVSTSVFFLRSFKKKTRRCFVERSQEEGYDDEYEDEDSLIEIALVSEEAETLEAMRNINRSRERLSRIGDDDDDQEDEIDDVNMEEDNLIEIDISIGSIKRRM from the coding sequence ATGGTGGAAAAATCTGATGATGAAAAGCATTTTTCTTGGTGTTGCTTGCTTTTACAGCTGTCATTGCTGTTCTTTCTTGTAACCCTTATTGCATCTTTAGCTTTCCTTTGTTTCTTAAGCTCTCATGGATTCTCCACCTCTCTCCTTATAACCATGTCTATCTTGTTCGTCTCCActtctgttttctttctaaGATCTTTTAAGAAAAAGACAAGACGATGTTTTGTTGAGAGATCCCAAGAAGAAGGCTATGATGATGAGTATGAGGATGAAGATAGTCTCATTGAGATTGCTCTTGTGAGTGAAGAAGCAGAGACTTTAGAGGCAATGAGAAACATTAATCGAAGTCGAGAGAGACTTAGTAggattggtgatgatgatgatgatcaagaagaTGAGATTGATGATGTGAATATGGAAGAAGATAATCTTATTGAGATTGATATCTCCATTGGGTCTATTAAAAGACGAATGTAA
- the LOC104726111 gene encoding two-pore potassium channel 1-like — protein MSNDAAHTPLLPADKVDTMAQDFNQSSRISSSRKRRLRRSRSAPRGDCMYSDDVKIDEPPPNPSKIPMFTDVNPNLRRVIMFLALYLAVGTLCFYLVRDQISGRKTNGVLDAVYFCIVTMTTVGYGDLVPNSSTSRILACAFVFSGMVLVGHLLSKAADYLVEKQETLLVRAFHLRQSFGPTDILKELHTNKLRYKCYATCLVLVVLILVGIIFLVMVEKMPVVDAFYCVCSTVTTLGYGDKSFSSGTGRLFAVFWILTSTICLAQFFLYLAELNTENKQRALVKWVLTRRITNNDLEAADLDEDGVVGAAEFILYKLKEMGKIDEKDISGIMEEFEQLDYDESGTLTTSDIVLAQTTSQIQR, from the exons ATGTCGAATGATGCAGCTCATACGCCCTTGTTACCAGCTGACAAGGTAGATACCATGGCTCAAGATTTCAACCAAAGCTCAAGAATTTCTTCTTCAAGGAAAAGAAGATTGCGTCGCTCTAGAAGCGCTCCTCGTGGTGATTGTATGTACAGTGATGATGTCAAAATCGACGAACCACCTCCAAATCCTAGTAAAATCCCAATGTTCACTGATGTAAACCCTAACCTCAGGCGAGTGATCATGTTCTTGGCTTTATATTTAGCCGTTGGTACTTTATGTTTCTACCTCGTGAGAGACCAGATCTCAGGTCGTAAGACCAATGGTGTGTTGGATGCTGTCTATTTCTGTATTGTTACGATGACAACCGTTGGATACGGTGACCTTGTCCCTAATAGTTCTACCTCAAGAATACTTGCTTGTGCCTTTGTCTTCTCTGGGATGGTCCTTGTTGGTCACCTTTTAAGTAAAGCAGCGGATTATCTAGTGGAGAAGCAAGAGACTTTGCTCGTTAGGGCTTTCCATTTGCGTCAAAGCTTCGGTCCAACAGACATTCTCAAGGAGCTCCATACTAACAAGTTGAGATACAAATGCTATGCTACATGCCTTGTCCTTGTAGTCCTCATCCTTGTTGGTATAATTTTCCTTGTAATGGTTGAGAAAATGCCGGTTGTTGACGCTTTCTACTGCGTCTGTTCCACTGTTACGACATTGGGTTATGGTGATAAGAGCTTTAGCTCAGGAACCGGACGCCTGTTTGCTGTGTTTTGGATCTTGACGAGCACCATATGTTTGGCTCAGTTTTTCCTTTACTTGGCTGAGCTAAATACAGAAAACAAACAGAGGGCGTTAGTGAAATGGGTTTTGACAAGAAGAATCACAAACAATGATCTCGAAGCAGCTGATCTTGATGAAGATGGAGTCGTTGG AGCTGCAGAGTTTATTCTATATAAACTGAAGGAAATGGGAAAGATTGATGAGAAAGATATTTCTGGGATAATGGAAGAGTTCGAGCAACTCGATTACGATGAATCGGGTACGCTAACAACTTCTGACATCGTTCTAGCTCAGACGACTTCTCAGATTCAAAGGTAA
- the LOC104726113 gene encoding two-pore potassium channel 1-like isoform X2, which translates to MYSDDVKTDEPEATHRSKIPMFSHFRDLNPNLTRVMMFLALYLTIGTLCFYLVRDQISGDKTNAVIDAVYFCIVTMTTVGYGDLVPNSSASMLLACAFVFSGMVLVSRLLSRAADYLVEKQEALLVQTDILKEQHANKLRYKCYATCLVLVVLFFAGTVFLVMVEKMPVIAAFYCVCSTVTTLGYGDKSFSSGTGRLFAVFWILTSTICLAQFFLYLAELNTETKQRELVKWVLTRRITNDDLEAADLDEDGVVGAAEFILYKLKEMGKIDEEDISGIMEEFESLDYDDSGTLTTSDIVQAQTTS; encoded by the exons ATGTACAGTGATGATGTTAAAACCGACGAACCTGAAGCTACACATCGGAGTAAAATCCCAATGTTTAGTCACTTTCGTGATCTAAACCCGAACCTCACGCGAGTGATGATGTTCTTGGCTTTATACTTAACCATTGGTACTCTCTGTTTCTACCTCGTTAGAGACCAGATCTCAGGAGATAAGACCAATGCTGTGATAGATGCTGTCTATTTCTGTATAGTCACGATGACAACCGTTGGATACGGTGACCTTGTCCCTAATAGTTCTGCCTCAATGCTACTTGCTTGTGCCTTTGTCTTCTCTGGGATGGTTCTCGTTAGTCGTCTTCTAAGTCGAGCAGCTGATTATCTAGTGGAGAAACAAGAGGCCTTGCTCGTTCAGACAGACATTCTCAAAGAGCAGCATGCTAACAAGTTGAGATACAAATGCTATGCTACATGTCTTGTCCTTGTAGTCCTCTTCTTTGCTGGTACGGTTTTCCTTGTAATGGTTGAGAAAATGCCGGTTATCGCAGCTTTCTACTGCGTCTGTTCCACGGTTACGACATTGGGGTATGGCGACAAGAGCTTTAGCTCGGGTACCGGACGCCTTTTTGCTGTGTTTTGGATCTTGACGAGTACCATTTGTTTGGCTCAGTTTTTCCTCTACCTGGCTGAGCTAAATACAGAAACCAAACAGAGGGAGTTAGTGAAGTGGGTTTTGACAAGAAGAATCACAAACGATGATCTTGAAGCAGCTGATCTAGATGAAGATGGAGTCGTCGG AGCTGCAGAGTTTATTCTATATAAACTGAAGGAAATGGGAAAGATTGATGAGGAAGATATATCTGGGATAATGGAAGAGTTCGAGTCACTCGACTACGATGATTCGGGAACTCTAACAACTTCTGACATTGTTCAAGCTCAGACGACGTCTTAG
- the LOC104726113 gene encoding two-pore potassium channel 1-like isoform X1, whose product MSNDSARTPFLPTDKLETMAQDFNQNSKTSSSGKRRLRRSRSAPRGDCMYSDDVKTDEPEATHRSKIPMFSHFRDLNPNLTRVMMFLALYLTIGTLCFYLVRDQISGDKTNAVIDAVYFCIVTMTTVGYGDLVPNSSASMLLACAFVFSGMVLVSRLLSRAADYLVEKQEALLVQTDILKEQHANKLRYKCYATCLVLVVLFFAGTVFLVMVEKMPVIAAFYCVCSTVTTLGYGDKSFSSGTGRLFAVFWILTSTICLAQFFLYLAELNTETKQRELVKWVLTRRITNDDLEAADLDEDGVVGAAEFILYKLKEMGKIDEEDISGIMEEFESLDYDDSGTLTTSDIVQAQTTS is encoded by the exons ATGTCGAACGATTCAGCTCGTACGCCGTTTTTACCGACTGACAAGTTAGAAACCATGGCTCAAGATTTcaaccaaaactcaaaaacttcttcttcaggaaAAAGAAGATTGCGTCGCTCTAGAAGCGCTCCTCGTGGTGATTGTATGTACAGTGATGATGTTAAAACCGACGAACCTGAAGCTACACATCGGAGTAAAATCCCAATGTTTAGTCACTTTCGTGATCTAAACCCGAACCTCACGCGAGTGATGATGTTCTTGGCTTTATACTTAACCATTGGTACTCTCTGTTTCTACCTCGTTAGAGACCAGATCTCAGGAGATAAGACCAATGCTGTGATAGATGCTGTCTATTTCTGTATAGTCACGATGACAACCGTTGGATACGGTGACCTTGTCCCTAATAGTTCTGCCTCAATGCTACTTGCTTGTGCCTTTGTCTTCTCTGGGATGGTTCTCGTTAGTCGTCTTCTAAGTCGAGCAGCTGATTATCTAGTGGAGAAACAAGAGGCCTTGCTCGTTCAGACAGACATTCTCAAAGAGCAGCATGCTAACAAGTTGAGATACAAATGCTATGCTACATGTCTTGTCCTTGTAGTCCTCTTCTTTGCTGGTACGGTTTTCCTTGTAATGGTTGAGAAAATGCCGGTTATCGCAGCTTTCTACTGCGTCTGTTCCACGGTTACGACATTGGGGTATGGCGACAAGAGCTTTAGCTCGGGTACCGGACGCCTTTTTGCTGTGTTTTGGATCTTGACGAGTACCATTTGTTTGGCTCAGTTTTTCCTCTACCTGGCTGAGCTAAATACAGAAACCAAACAGAGGGAGTTAGTGAAGTGGGTTTTGACAAGAAGAATCACAAACGATGATCTTGAAGCAGCTGATCTAGATGAAGATGGAGTCGTCGG AGCTGCAGAGTTTATTCTATATAAACTGAAGGAAATGGGAAAGATTGATGAGGAAGATATATCTGGGATAATGGAAGAGTTCGAGTCACTCGACTACGATGATTCGGGAACTCTAACAACTTCTGACATTGTTCAAGCTCAGACGACGTCTTAG